In one window of Skermanella rosea DNA:
- a CDS encoding TIGR03364 family FAD-dependent oxidoreductase — MTHYDLAVIGGGIVGLAHALAAARRRLKVCVIDRDRRSNGASVRNFGFVTVTGQRAGVTWNRARRSRDVWAEVAPLAGIPVLHRGTAVVAHRPEAMAVLEQFAAGTMGEGCRLLDPGEAAQTLPMVRPGIQGALWSPHELRVEPREALPKLAAFLAAVHGVDFLWGVQARGVETGAADAAVVDTTAGRITASRVAVCPGGDLLSLFPETLARRGLTQSKLHMLRLAPQPAGWRLPGSVMQDLSLVRYEGYTDLPGVPALRARLEAEAGEALADGIHLIVVQGADGSLVVGDSHHYDPTPDPFAPAGVDAIILRHAAETLDIPDMTVTERWLGCYPSSPTETAFIDAPDPAVRLSVVSSGTGMSTAFAIGEEAMADLFGEEPVA, encoded by the coding sequence GTGACGCATTACGATCTGGCGGTCATCGGCGGCGGCATCGTCGGGCTGGCCCATGCGCTGGCCGCCGCGAGGCGCCGCCTGAAGGTCTGCGTGATCGACCGGGACCGGCGGTCCAACGGCGCCTCGGTCCGCAATTTCGGATTCGTGACGGTCACCGGGCAGCGCGCCGGCGTCACCTGGAACCGGGCGCGCCGCAGCCGCGACGTCTGGGCGGAGGTGGCTCCCCTGGCGGGCATTCCCGTCCTGCACCGGGGTACGGCGGTCGTCGCCCACCGGCCCGAGGCCATGGCCGTCCTCGAACAGTTCGCCGCCGGAACCATGGGCGAGGGGTGCCGCCTGCTCGATCCCGGCGAGGCGGCGCAGACCCTGCCGATGGTCCGTCCGGGCATCCAGGGCGCCCTGTGGAGCCCGCATGAGTTGCGCGTCGAGCCGCGCGAAGCCCTGCCGAAGCTGGCTGCCTTCCTGGCCGCCGTGCACGGCGTCGATTTCCTGTGGGGAGTCCAGGCGCGCGGCGTCGAGACCGGCGCGGCCGATGCCGCCGTCGTGGACACCACCGCCGGGCGCATCACGGCGTCGCGCGTCGCGGTCTGCCCCGGCGGCGACCTGCTGTCCCTCTTCCCCGAGACGCTGGCAAGGCGCGGCCTCACCCAGAGCAAGCTCCACATGCTGCGCCTCGCGCCCCAGCCGGCGGGTTGGCGCCTGCCGGGATCGGTGATGCAGGATCTCAGCCTGGTGCGCTACGAAGGCTACACCGACCTGCCCGGCGTGCCGGCCCTTCGCGCGCGGCTGGAGGCGGAGGCGGGGGAGGCGCTCGCCGACGGCATCCACCTGATCGTCGTCCAGGGCGCCGACGGCTCGCTGGTGGTCGGCGACAGCCACCATTACGACCCGACGCCCGACCCCTTCGCCCCCGCCGGGGTGGACGCGATCATCCTCCGGCACGCGGCTGAGACTCTGGACATTCCCGACATGACCGTGACCGAGCGCTGGCTCGGCTGCTATCCGTCGTCCCCCACGGAAACCGCCTTCATCGACGCTCCCGACCCGGCGGTGCGCCTGTCCGTCGTCTCCAGCGGAACCGGCATGAGCACCGCCTTCGCCATCGGCGAGGAGGCAATGGCCGACCTGTTCGGGGAGGAACCGGTGGCCTGA